TCAGCGGGAACCTCCGTTGACGTTTCGCCGGACCGCTCAGTAGCGTGTGGACATCCGCCGCCCGGTGCTCACTGAGAGGTTTGGCGGATGCGTCTGTTCTTCGTTCCCCTGATCGCGGCGGCGCTCGTCGTCGTGCCCGGACCGCCGGCGTCGGCCGCGCAGATCCGGGTGACTTCGCTTTCGGCGCTGCAGTCCGCGCTGGACAAGGCGAACCCGGGTGACACGATCGCCTTGGCCGACGGCTCCTACTCCGCGGGCTCGACGCTGACGATCAAGCGGTCCGGCGCCACGTCGGCGCCGGTCACGGTCACCGCCGAGCACGTCGGCAAGGCGACGATCACCGGCTCGAAGACGTTCGCCTTCGCGAGCGGCGTCTCGAACGTCGTGCTGCAGGGCTTCAAGTTCCGCAACGGCGCGTCGCTGAGCGTTCCCGCCGGTGCGTCGCACAACCGCTTGTCCCGCAACGACTTCCAGCTCACGAGCGACGGCAACTGGGTCACGGTGAACGGCGACGACACCGAGGTCGACCGCAACGTCTTCCAGAACCGCACCAGCCAGGGCGTGTTCCTGCAGGTCCTCGGGCCGTCCGACGCCATGGCGCAGCGCGTCCACGTGCACCACAACTACTTCTACAACCACCAGTTCTCGGGGTCGAACGGCGGCGAGTCGATCCGGCTCGGGCTGAGCAACCACCAGTCGTACGCGGCGCACGCCGTGCTGGAGTACAACCTCTTCGAGAAGGCCGACGGCGACAGCGAGGCGATCTCCGTCAAGTCGTCGGACAACGTGGTGCGCTACAACACGATCCGCGACAGCCGGGGCTACATCGTGCTGCGCCACGGCAACCGCAGCGTGGTCGAGGGCAATCTGCTGTTCGGTTCGGGCATCCGCTTCCACGGGAACGACCACAAGATCGTCAACAATTACGTGGCCAACAGCGGCGACCGCGCGATCGTGTTCGGCTCCGGCAACGAAGCCGACAGCGGGCCGACGAGCAAGCTGCACGACCGGCCGGACCGCGTGACGGTCGCCTACAACACGGTGCTGGGTTCCCACAGCGTCATCGACGGCGACGGCGGCGACTTCAAGCCGAAGGACTGCGTGGTCGCGAACAACATCGTGAAGGGCACCTCCGGCACGCTCGTGACGATGCCGAGCGGGTCGACGGTCAAGTACGAGGGCAACATCACCTTCGGCGGCACGGCGGGGATTCCGTCGCGGAACGTCGACCCCAAGCTGGTCGAGGACGCCGCCGGGCTCTACCGGCTGGCGTCCGGCAGCCCGGCGATCGACGCGGGTGCCGGGTCGTACTCGTACGCCGCGAAGGACTTCGACCTGCAGGCCCGCACCGGCACCTTCGACGTCGGCGCGGACGAGTACTTCGCTTCCGGCGCGACGCGGGTCCCGCTGACGAAGGCGGACGTCGGCCCCTCTGCCCCGTAGCAGCGCCTTTTCGAGAAGTGTCGTACCCGGCGGGCACAATGGCGGTATGCCCGAACTCCCCGAGGTCGAAGTCGTCCGCCTGGGCCTGCAGGTGCACATCGCGGGCCGGACCATCCGCGAGGCGGAGGTCCTGCACCCGCGCGCCATCCGCCGGCACGCGCTCGGCGCGGAGGACTTCACGCAGCGGCTCACCGGCACCCGCGTCGAGGCGGCGCGGCGCCGCGGCAAGTACCTGTGGCTCGAGCTGTCCGACAAGGAGGCGCTGCTGGCCCACCTCGGCATGAGCGGGCAGATGCTCGTCCAGCCGGAGGACGCGCCGGACGAGAAGCACCTGCGGGTGCGGCTGCGCTTCGACGACGACGGGCCGGAGCTGCGCTTCGTCGACCAGCGGACGTTCGGCGGCCTGGCGCTCGACGACCTGCACGACGTCGGCGACGACGTGCTGCTGCCGGACACGATCGCGCACATCGCGCGTGACCCGATGGACCCGGCGTTCGACCTCGACGCGGCCGTGCGCGCGCTGCGCTCCCGGCGCACCGAGGTCAAGCGGGCGCTGCTGGACCAGACGCTGGTTTCGGGCATCGGCAACATCTACGCCGACGAAGCGCTGTGGCGCGCTCGCCTGCACTGGTCCCGGCCGACCGAAAAGCTGACCACGGCGAAGGGGCGCGAGCTGCTGTCGGCGGCGTCGGACGTGATGAACGCGGCACTGGGCGCGGGCGGCACGTCGTTCGACGCGTTGTACGTCAACGTCAACGGGCAGTCGGGGTACTTCGACCGGTCCTTGGACGCGTACGGCCAGGAGGGCATGCCGTGCTCCCGGTGCGGCACGGCGATCCGGCGGGAGCCGTTCATGAACCGTTCGTCGTTCTCGTGTCCACGCTGCCAGCCGCGGCCGAGGGCGAACTCGCGTTGATAAATGGTGTTCGCCTTTCAGCTAGGATGAATACGCCTGGTAGCTGAGGGAGTGCATCGTGGTCAAGGAGCCCGGCAAGTCGACGCTGGCCGACAAGATCGA
This window of the Amycolatopsis balhimycina FH 1894 genome carries:
- a CDS encoding polysaccharide lyase 6 family protein, with the protein product MRLFFVPLIAAALVVVPGPPASAAQIRVTSLSALQSALDKANPGDTIALADGSYSAGSTLTIKRSGATSAPVTVTAEHVGKATITGSKTFAFASGVSNVVLQGFKFRNGASLSVPAGASHNRLSRNDFQLTSDGNWVTVNGDDTEVDRNVFQNRTSQGVFLQVLGPSDAMAQRVHVHHNYFYNHQFSGSNGGESIRLGLSNHQSYAAHAVLEYNLFEKADGDSEAISVKSSDNVVRYNTIRDSRGYIVLRHGNRSVVEGNLLFGSGIRFHGNDHKIVNNYVANSGDRAIVFGSGNEADSGPTSKLHDRPDRVTVAYNTVLGSHSVIDGDGGDFKPKDCVVANNIVKGTSGTLVTMPSGSTVKYEGNITFGGTAGIPSRNVDPKLVEDAAGLYRLASGSPAIDAGAGSYSYAAKDFDLQARTGTFDVGADEYFASGATRVPLTKADVGPSAP
- the mutM gene encoding bifunctional DNA-formamidopyrimidine glycosylase/DNA-(apurinic or apyrimidinic site) lyase; the protein is MPELPEVEVVRLGLQVHIAGRTIREAEVLHPRAIRRHALGAEDFTQRLTGTRVEAARRRGKYLWLELSDKEALLAHLGMSGQMLVQPEDAPDEKHLRVRLRFDDDGPELRFVDQRTFGGLALDDLHDVGDDVLLPDTIAHIARDPMDPAFDLDAAVRALRSRRTEVKRALLDQTLVSGIGNIYADEALWRARLHWSRPTEKLTTAKGRELLSAASDVMNAALGAGGTSFDALYVNVNGQSGYFDRSLDAYGQEGMPCSRCGTAIRREPFMNRSSFSCPRCQPRPRANSR